A single genomic interval of Nonomuraea rubra harbors:
- a CDS encoding PLP-dependent aminotransferase family protein codes for MNGANLDDLVDLLGRWASGRGPLYLLLAARLRALIDDGVLAPDEPLPPDRVLARRLAVGRGTVVAAYDLLQQEGRLVRRQGSGTRVAALDLPATRTADGVAANPLLLHILHPPDNVQLLTCAAPHDPPPALCEAYAEAAHRLAGLHEMGYQPAGDPELRAVLAAYYTGRGLPTTPDEIIVTTGAQQALTLLTSLLVAPGDTVLTETPTYPGALEAFRHAAAVVRPATSIEDLRERPALAYFVPSVRNPDGAIMDNPSRRRLATLAAEHDVPLIDDEVRAELCFSGETPAPLAGFHRGEQIITIGSLSKLVWGGLRVGWIRAAAPLVSRLARLRAVQDLGGEVVSQLAAAALVRRLDEVRAAQLATLRRRHDHLCAELRARLPSWTFEPALGGQTIWVRLPHGDADSFAQVALRHGVAVPPGRSFDPLGAHADRMRLHFLFPEDELSRAVNNLAAAWASYDGAGRTVSRHPLVV; via the coding sequence ATGAATGGGGCCAATCTCGATGATCTCGTCGATCTGCTCGGCCGCTGGGCGTCCGGGCGCGGGCCGCTGTACCTGCTGCTCGCCGCCCGCCTGCGGGCGCTGATCGACGACGGCGTGCTCGCGCCGGACGAGCCGCTGCCCCCTGACCGGGTGCTGGCCAGGCGGCTGGCGGTGGGCCGGGGCACGGTGGTGGCCGCGTACGACCTGCTCCAGCAGGAGGGCCGGCTGGTGCGCCGCCAGGGCAGCGGCACCAGGGTGGCCGCGCTCGACCTGCCGGCCACGCGCACGGCCGACGGCGTGGCCGCCAACCCGCTGCTCCTGCACATCCTGCACCCGCCGGACAACGTGCAGCTCCTGACGTGCGCCGCCCCGCACGACCCGCCACCCGCCCTGTGCGAGGCGTACGCCGAGGCCGCGCACCGCCTGGCCGGGCTGCACGAGATGGGCTACCAGCCGGCGGGCGACCCGGAGCTGCGGGCGGTGCTGGCCGCGTACTACACGGGCCGCGGCCTGCCCACGACGCCCGACGAGATCATCGTGACGACGGGCGCCCAGCAGGCGCTCACCCTGCTCACCAGCCTGCTGGTGGCGCCGGGCGACACGGTGCTCACCGAGACGCCCACCTATCCGGGCGCGCTGGAGGCGTTCAGGCACGCGGCGGCGGTCGTGCGGCCCGCCACGAGCATCGAGGACCTGCGCGAGCGCCCGGCGCTGGCGTACTTCGTGCCCTCGGTCCGCAACCCGGACGGCGCGATCATGGACAATCCGTCCCGCCGGCGGCTGGCCACGCTGGCCGCCGAGCACGACGTACCGCTGATCGACGACGAGGTCCGCGCCGAGCTGTGCTTCTCCGGCGAGACGCCGGCGCCGCTGGCCGGCTTCCACCGGGGCGAGCAGATCATCACGATCGGCTCGCTGAGCAAGCTCGTCTGGGGCGGGCTGCGGGTGGGCTGGATCCGCGCGGCGGCGCCGCTGGTCTCGCGGCTGGCCAGGCTGCGGGCCGTACAGGATCTCGGTGGCGAGGTGGTCAGCCAGCTCGCCGCCGCCGCGCTGGTGCGGCGCCTGGACGAGGTTCGCGCCGCCCAGCTCGCCACGCTGCGCCGCCGCCACGACCATCTGTGCGCCGAGCTGCGGGCACGGCTGCCGTCCTGGACGTTCGAGCCCGCGCTCGGTGGCCAGACCATCTGGGTACGCCTCCCGCACGGTGACGCCGACTCCTTCGCCCAGGTGGCGCTCAGGCACGGCGTCGCGGTGCCGCCCGGCCGCTCCTTCGACCCGCTGGGCGCCCACGCCGACCGCATGCGGCTGCACTTCCTCTTCCCCGAGGACGAGCTCTCGCGAGCGGTGAACAACCTGGCCGCGGCCTGGGCCTCGTACGACGGAGCCGGTCGCACGGTCTCCCGCCACCCCCTCGTCGTCTGA
- the panB gene encoding 3-methyl-2-oxobutanoate hydroxymethyltransferase, with protein MSSSTTLYGGVSGRRVTVRDLTAAKERGERWPMVTAYDAMTARVFDAAGIPVLLVGDSAAMVVYGYDSTLPVTVDDLLPLTAAVVRGSQRALVVADLPFGSYQSSPQQALESAARFMKEAGAHAVKLEGGRRVLPQVEALVSAGVPVMAHLGLTPQSVNVMGGYRVQGRGQSGDELMSDAKDLERAGAFSVVLECVPADLAQRVTTSLAIPTIGIGAGAATDAQVLVWQDLMGLTPRPARFVKRYADLAGEMDRAARAFADDVVSGAFPAAEHTYS; from the coding sequence ATGTCCTCTTCAACCACGTTGTACGGCGGCGTGTCCGGGCGCCGCGTCACCGTCCGCGACCTCACCGCCGCCAAGGAGCGCGGAGAGCGGTGGCCGATGGTCACCGCCTACGACGCGATGACGGCGCGGGTGTTCGACGCGGCGGGCATCCCGGTCCTGCTCGTGGGCGACTCGGCGGCCATGGTCGTCTACGGCTACGACTCCACGCTGCCGGTCACGGTCGACGACCTCCTGCCGCTCACGGCCGCCGTCGTGCGCGGCTCCCAGCGCGCTCTGGTGGTCGCCGACCTGCCGTTCGGCTCGTACCAGTCCTCGCCCCAGCAGGCGCTGGAGTCGGCGGCGAGGTTCATGAAGGAGGCCGGGGCGCACGCGGTCAAGCTGGAGGGCGGGCGGCGGGTCCTGCCGCAGGTCGAGGCGCTGGTCTCGGCCGGGGTGCCGGTCATGGCGCACCTCGGGCTGACCCCGCAGTCGGTCAACGTCATGGGCGGTTACCGCGTACAGGGGCGGGGGCAGTCGGGCGACGAGCTCATGTCGGACGCCAAGGACCTGGAGCGGGCCGGGGCGTTCTCAGTGGTGCTGGAGTGCGTGCCGGCCGATCTGGCGCAGCGGGTGACGACGTCGCTGGCGATCCCGACCATCGGCATCGGGGCGGGAGCCGCGACGGACGCCCAGGTCCTGGTGTGGCAGGACCTCATGGGGCTCACGCCGCGGCCGGCCAGGTTCGTCAAGCGGTATGCCGACCTCGCCGGCGAGATGGACCGCGCCGCCCGCGCCTTCGCCGACGACGTGGTGTCCGGGGCGTTCCCGGCGGCGGAGCACACCTACAGCTGA
- a CDS encoding threonine/serine dehydratase, translated as MTTVNHEHVPAAARRIAGHVLRTPVIEVSPGLWLKLELLQHTGSFKVRGAFNRMLSAGELPGSGVIAASGGNHGLAVAFAARALGVRAEIFVPEVTSPVKVAGLRALGAHITQTGAFYSDAADAAAKRAVETGALAVHAYEQAEVVAGQGTTGLELVEQTGGVDTVLVAVGGGGFAAGITLGTAAAAAAAGAGPADAAGSSAGSGAGGPRIVCVEPERIPTLHAALRAGEPVQVEVGGVAADALGASKLGGLAFEVLSGPRVESVLVTDEAIVSARRTLWERHRVAAEHAGAAAYAALLSGVYRPAPGERVAVVVCGSNTDPATLTTA; from the coding sequence GTGACGACTGTTAACCATGAGCACGTTCCGGCGGCCGCTCGGCGGATCGCCGGGCACGTGCTCCGCACGCCCGTGATCGAGGTCTCTCCCGGGTTGTGGCTGAAGCTGGAGCTGCTGCAGCACACGGGGTCCTTCAAGGTACGCGGGGCGTTCAACCGCATGCTGTCCGCCGGTGAGCTGCCCGGGAGCGGCGTGATCGCCGCCAGCGGGGGCAACCACGGGTTGGCGGTGGCGTTCGCCGCGCGGGCCCTGGGCGTGCGGGCGGAGATCTTCGTGCCCGAGGTGACCAGCCCGGTCAAGGTGGCGGGGCTGCGGGCGCTGGGCGCGCACATCACGCAGACCGGGGCCTTCTACTCCGACGCCGCCGATGCCGCCGCCAAGCGGGCCGTGGAGACCGGGGCGCTGGCGGTGCACGCGTACGAGCAGGCCGAGGTGGTGGCCGGGCAGGGGACCACGGGGCTGGAGCTCGTCGAGCAGACCGGCGGGGTGGACACGGTGCTGGTGGCCGTCGGCGGGGGCGGCTTCGCGGCCGGCATCACGCTCGGCACAGCCGCCGCCGCGGCCGCGGCCGGTGCCGGTCCGGCGGATGCCGCCGGGTCCTCGGCCGGTTCCGGGGCGGGTGGGCCGAGGATCGTGTGTGTCGAGCCCGAGCGGATCCCGACCCTGCACGCGGCGCTCCGGGCGGGCGAGCCTGTGCAGGTCGAGGTCGGCGGCGTGGCGGCCGACGCGCTCGGGGCCAGCAAGCTCGGCGGGCTGGCGTTCGAGGTGCTGTCCGGGCCCCGGGTGGAGAGCGTGCTGGTGACGGACGAGGCGATCGTGTCGGCGCGGCGTACGCTCTGGGAGCGGCACCGGGTGGCGGCCGAGCACGCGGGCGCGGCCGCCTACGCGGCGTTGCTGTCGGGCGTCTACCGGCCGGCTCCGGGCGAGCGGGTCGCCGTGGTGGTGTGCGGCTCGAACACCGACCCCGCCACACTCACCACCGCCTGA
- a CDS encoding response regulator transcription factor — protein sequence MIKVLLAEDMHMIRAALTALLRLEPDIEVVAEVTRGDEIVPEALRVRPDVAVLDIDLPVVDGITAAATLRERLPSCRVLVLTAMGQPGHVRRALAAGIEAFLVKDAPGDRLADSIRRTAAGLRVLDAELVSSAMEYGESPLTPRESTVLREAARGTSAEEIAARLHLSPGTVRNYLTGAITKTGARNKIDAIRIAQDAGWL from the coding sequence ATGATCAAGGTGCTGCTCGCCGAGGACATGCACATGATCCGCGCCGCCCTCACCGCCCTGCTCCGCCTGGAGCCCGACATCGAGGTGGTCGCGGAGGTCACCCGGGGCGACGAGATCGTCCCCGAGGCGCTGCGCGTCCGGCCGGACGTCGCGGTCCTGGACATCGACCTGCCGGTCGTGGACGGCATCACCGCCGCCGCCACGCTCCGCGAACGCCTGCCGTCCTGCCGGGTCCTGGTGCTCACGGCGATGGGCCAGCCCGGTCACGTACGCAGGGCGCTGGCCGCCGGCATCGAGGCGTTCCTGGTCAAGGACGCCCCCGGCGACCGGCTGGCGGACTCGATCAGGCGCACCGCCGCCGGGCTGCGCGTGCTGGACGCGGAGCTGGTGTCGTCGGCGATGGAGTACGGCGAGAGCCCGCTGACGCCCAGGGAGTCGACCGTGCTCAGGGAGGCGGCCAGGGGCACCTCGGCCGAGGAGATCGCCGCCCGCCTCCACCTCTCCCCCGGCACCGTGCGCAACTACCTGACCGGGGCGATCACGAAGACGGGCGCCCGCAACAAGATCGACGCCATCCGGATCGCCCAAGACGCCGGCTGGCTCTGA
- a CDS encoding trans-sulfuration enzyme family protein: MHVPQPPIEGSRPISMPIYQTSGFVFDDPAVMAESMGRPDGAFVYGRYSNPTVRSLELAVAGLEGGEHAIATGSGMGAINVVLLGLLKPGDHFVAQRSLYGGTAAMINELVARFGVTVTYVPENDPAALRAAVRPETRLVYLETISNPMTLVADLPGMCEVARDLGILSVVDNTFATPLLCRPFEHEADIVLHSTTKYLSGHTDVVGGLAVFADRGLYDRLWHFAIELGASPDPFASWLTVRGLQTLALRMERHCANAEYLATRLAGHPAVEAVHWPGLATHPSYELAAKLLPGFGGVFSFDLAGGRAAGERFMSSVRLALLAPSLGGVETLVLHPATTSHRALGPDELRRSGIGEGTVRIAVGIEHPEDLWADVSQALA; this comes from the coding sequence GTGCACGTTCCGCAGCCGCCCATCGAGGGCAGCCGCCCGATCAGCATGCCGATCTACCAGACCTCCGGCTTCGTCTTCGACGACCCCGCCGTGATGGCCGAATCGATGGGGCGCCCCGACGGGGCGTTCGTCTACGGGCGGTACAGCAACCCGACCGTGCGCTCGCTGGAGCTCGCCGTGGCCGGGCTGGAGGGCGGCGAGCACGCCATCGCCACGGGCTCGGGCATGGGCGCCATCAACGTCGTCCTGCTCGGCCTGCTCAAGCCCGGCGACCACTTCGTGGCCCAGCGTTCCCTGTACGGGGGCACCGCCGCCATGATCAACGAGCTGGTCGCCAGGTTCGGCGTCACCGTCACGTACGTGCCGGAGAACGACCCGGCCGCCCTGCGCGCAGCCGTCCGCCCCGAGACCCGGCTGGTCTACCTGGAGACGATCAGCAACCCGATGACGCTGGTGGCCGACCTGCCCGGGATGTGCGAGGTCGCCCGCGACCTGGGGATCCTGTCCGTGGTGGACAACACGTTCGCCACGCCCCTGCTGTGCCGCCCGTTCGAGCACGAGGCGGACATCGTCCTGCACTCCACCACGAAGTACCTGTCCGGGCACACCGACGTGGTGGGCGGGCTCGCCGTCTTCGCCGACCGCGGGCTCTACGACCGGCTGTGGCACTTCGCGATCGAGCTGGGGGCCTCGCCCGACCCGTTCGCGAGCTGGCTGACGGTACGCGGGCTGCAGACGCTCGCGCTGCGCATGGAGCGCCACTGCGCCAACGCCGAGTACCTGGCCACCCGGCTGGCCGGGCACCCCGCCGTCGAGGCCGTGCACTGGCCGGGGCTGGCCACGCATCCCTCGTACGAGCTGGCGGCCAAGCTGCTGCCCGGGTTCGGCGGGGTGTTCTCGTTCGACCTGGCCGGCGGGCGGGCGGCGGGGGAGCGGTTCATGAGCTCCGTACGCCTGGCGCTGCTCGCCCCGTCGCTCGGCGGCGTCGAGACGCTCGTCCTGCACCCCGCCACCACCTCCCACCGCGCCCTCGGCCCTGACGAACTGCGGCGCAGCGGCATCGGCGAGGGCACCGTACGCATCGCGGTCGGCATCGAGCACCCCGAGGACCTGTGGGCCGATGTGTCCCAGGCCCTGGCATAG
- the npdG gene encoding NADPH-dependent F420 reductase — MTDVNGLSIAILGGTGDQGKGLARRFALAGHPVLIGSRSAQRAQEAAESIGAGATGDENAVVAARGDIVIVAVPYEGHKALLESLRGELAGKIVVDCVNPLGFDKQGAYALQVEEGSAAQQAAAVLTDSRVVAAFHHVSAVVLMDPAVDKVDLDVLVLGDDREATDTVQALAEVIPGVRGVYGGRLRNAHQIEALTANIISVNRRYKAHAGLRITDI, encoded by the coding sequence ATGACAGACGTGAACGGACTTTCCATCGCCATCCTCGGCGGCACCGGTGACCAGGGGAAGGGGCTGGCGCGGCGGTTCGCGCTGGCGGGGCATCCGGTGCTGATCGGCTCGCGCAGCGCCCAGCGGGCCCAGGAAGCCGCCGAGTCCATCGGGGCCGGCGCGACGGGGGACGAGAACGCGGTCGTGGCCGCGCGGGGCGACATCGTGATCGTGGCGGTGCCGTACGAGGGGCACAAGGCGTTGCTGGAGTCGCTGAGGGGGGAGCTGGCCGGCAAGATCGTCGTCGACTGCGTCAACCCGCTCGGGTTCGACAAGCAGGGCGCGTACGCGTTGCAGGTCGAGGAGGGCAGCGCCGCGCAGCAGGCGGCGGCCGTGCTGACCGACAGCCGGGTGGTGGCCGCGTTCCATCACGTGTCGGCCGTGGTGCTGATGGATCCGGCCGTGGACAAGGTGGATCTCGACGTGCTGGTGCTGGGGGACGACCGCGAGGCGACCGACACCGTGCAGGCGCTGGCGGAGGTGATTCCGGGGGTGCGCGGGGTGTACGGGGGGCGGCTGCGCAACGCTCACCAGATCGAGGCGCTCACCGCCAACATCATCTCGGTGAACCGCCGCTACAAGGCCCACGCCGGGCTGCGCATCACCGACATCTGA
- a CDS encoding ABC transporter permease: MSLTATYRLGTRLFWRDKAMLFASVVTPVGLAVGLPTLMRHVTAGGVAGAAALAQSSISILLAITAFMNITVALTARRDQLVLKRLRSTRLTDGQLLLGQIASTATQTVALIVLCAVAVRYAAGVPLPADPVAFAAVTIAGSVVMSLLGAAYTAAIPRAELAAAYTMPVFLVAAVSAGAMGPIPVPSWLRPALDLLPTTAVVDAVRTGELVVPFLVLAGWAVVGLVALRLWFRWEPRRS, encoded by the coding sequence ATGAGCCTCACCGCCACCTACCGGCTCGGCACCCGCCTGTTCTGGCGGGACAAGGCCATGCTGTTCGCCTCGGTCGTCACGCCCGTCGGCCTGGCCGTGGGCCTGCCGACGCTGATGCGGCACGTCACCGCGGGCGGCGTCGCGGGGGCCGCCGCCCTCGCCCAGAGCTCGATCTCGATCCTGCTGGCGATCACCGCGTTCATGAACATCACGGTGGCCCTGACCGCCCGCCGCGACCAGCTCGTGCTCAAGCGGCTGCGCTCCACAAGACTGACGGACGGCCAGCTCCTGCTGGGCCAGATCGCCAGCACGGCCACGCAGACCGTGGCCCTGATCGTGCTGTGCGCGGTGGCCGTACGCTACGCCGCGGGCGTCCCGCTCCCCGCGGACCCCGTGGCCTTCGCCGCCGTCACGATCGCGGGCTCGGTGGTGATGTCCCTGCTCGGGGCCGCGTACACGGCGGCGATCCCGCGGGCCGAGCTGGCCGCCGCCTACACCATGCCGGTCTTCCTCGTCGCCGCGGTGTCGGCGGGCGCGATGGGGCCCATCCCGGTGCCCTCCTGGCTGCGTCCGGCCCTGGACCTGCTGCCCACCACGGCCGTGGTGGACGCGGTCAGGACCGGCGAGCTCGTGGTGCCGTTCCTCGTGCTGGCGGGCTGGGCCGTCGTGGGGCTCGTGGCGCTGCGGCTGTGGTTCCGCTGGGAACCGCGCAGGTCATAA
- a CDS encoding MFS transporter has translation MALDPYRRLLRIPGVPTLLLVGLLARVPATAVGMALTLHVAEVMGLEYGPAGLVSMASTIGMAIGSPLAGRFVDRHGLRPVLTVTTVAQAAFWASAWALPFPVLLVAAAVAGLLALPVFSVTRQCLAAMVPVEQRRSGFALDSMLVEISYMVGPALAVAGITTLGSGVTLTAIGAGLTAAGLGLILLNPPVRSVAELEAEAVKVPRRQWLTPAFVALLGTAAAATFVLTATELSLVATMTEAKQTAWVGLAVAIWCVFSLVGGFVYGGLSRGFSPLALIAGMGVLTIPVGLVEGGWHWLVLALLPAGLLCAPALSSTVDALSRWVPSAARGEAMGFHGTALLIGGAASAPIAGAVIDGAGPEWAFVLAGVVGVAMVVVALPFWRRRPPGGGSGTLLEKGATEQAEPATAASS, from the coding sequence ATGGCTCTCGACCCTTACCGGCGCCTGCTCAGAATCCCGGGCGTCCCCACGCTGCTCCTGGTGGGGCTGCTGGCCCGCGTGCCCGCCACGGCCGTGGGCATGGCGCTGACCCTGCACGTGGCCGAGGTGATGGGGCTCGAGTACGGCCCGGCCGGGCTGGTCTCCATGGCCAGCACGATCGGCATGGCCATCGGCTCGCCGCTGGCGGGCAGGTTCGTCGACAGGCACGGGCTGCGTCCGGTGCTCACCGTCACCACCGTGGCGCAGGCGGCGTTCTGGGCGAGCGCCTGGGCGCTGCCGTTCCCCGTCCTGCTCGTGGCAGCGGCGGTGGCGGGGCTGCTGGCGCTGCCGGTGTTCAGCGTGACCAGGCAGTGCCTGGCGGCCATGGTGCCGGTCGAGCAGCGGCGCAGCGGGTTCGCGCTCGACTCGATGCTGGTCGAGATCTCGTACATGGTAGGGCCCGCGCTCGCGGTGGCGGGCATCACGACGCTCGGCAGCGGCGTGACGCTGACGGCCATCGGGGCCGGCCTGACGGCGGCGGGGCTGGGGCTGATCCTGCTCAACCCGCCGGTCCGCTCGGTCGCCGAGCTGGAGGCGGAGGCCGTGAAGGTGCCCAGGCGGCAGTGGCTCACGCCGGCGTTCGTGGCGCTGCTCGGCACGGCCGCGGCGGCCACGTTCGTGCTCACCGCGACCGAGCTCTCCCTGGTCGCCACCATGACCGAGGCGAAGCAGACCGCGTGGGTGGGGCTGGCGGTGGCCATCTGGTGCGTGTTCTCGCTGGTCGGCGGGTTCGTGTACGGCGGGCTGTCGCGGGGCTTCTCGCCGCTGGCCCTGATCGCGGGCATGGGCGTGCTGACCATCCCGGTGGGGCTGGTGGAGGGCGGCTGGCACTGGCTGGTGCTGGCGCTGCTGCCTGCCGGGCTGCTGTGCGCGCCGGCGCTGTCGTCCACGGTCGACGCGCTCAGCCGGTGGGTGCCCAGCGCGGCGCGGGGCGAGGCGATGGGCTTCCACGGCACGGCCCTGCTGATCGGCGGGGCCGCCTCGGCGCCCATCGCGGGCGCCGTCATCGACGGGGCGGGGCCGGAGTGGGCGTTCGTGCTGGCCGGGGTGGTCGGGGTGGCCATGGTGGTGGTCGCCCTGCCGTTCTGGCGGCGCCGCCCGCCCGGCGGTGGTTCGGGGACGCTGCTGGAGAAGGGGGCCACCGAGCAGGCCGAGCCTGCCACCGCCGCGTCGTCCTGA
- a CDS encoding ABC transporter ATP-binding protein — MTAIDVSGLRKSHQGFEAVKGISFEVAEGEIFALLGRNGAGKTTTIEVLAGFQRADGGTVRVLGLDPHGDRAAVRRRTGVMLQEAGFFPDLTVAQTVDTWRDFTSSPRPRDEALELAGLRARSGTRVRQLSGGEKRRLDLALALLGRPDLLFLDEPTAGMDPEARAATWQVIRDLAGEGTTILLTTHYLEEAQRLAASMAIMDEGRIVASGGMAETLAARGGRVAFRLPAHVDPASLPLPVTVEQGVAVCRAEDPDLAAQTLLTWAAERGLRLAGLEVRAATLEDLFMEMSAR, encoded by the coding sequence ATGACAGCGATCGACGTGAGCGGGCTCCGCAAGAGCCATCAGGGATTCGAGGCGGTGAAGGGCATCTCGTTCGAGGTGGCCGAGGGAGAGATCTTCGCGCTGCTCGGCAGGAACGGCGCGGGCAAGACCACCACGATCGAGGTGCTGGCGGGCTTCCAGCGGGCCGACGGCGGCACGGTGCGGGTGCTCGGCCTCGACCCGCACGGCGACCGCGCCGCCGTACGCCGGCGCACCGGCGTCATGCTGCAGGAGGCCGGGTTCTTCCCCGACCTGACGGTCGCCCAGACCGTCGACACCTGGCGCGACTTCACCTCCTCGCCCCGGCCCCGTGACGAGGCGCTGGAGCTGGCCGGGCTGCGGGCCAGGTCGGGCACCAGGGTGCGGCAGCTGTCCGGCGGCGAGAAGCGCAGGCTGGACCTGGCGCTGGCCCTGCTGGGCCGCCCCGACCTGCTCTTCCTCGACGAGCCGACCGCCGGCATGGACCCGGAGGCACGCGCCGCCACCTGGCAGGTCATCCGCGACCTGGCCGGTGAGGGCACCACGATCCTGCTGACCACGCACTACCTGGAGGAGGCGCAGCGCCTGGCCGCCTCGATGGCGATCATGGACGAGGGCCGCATCGTGGCCTCCGGCGGCATGGCCGAGACGCTCGCGGCCCGCGGCGGGCGGGTGGCGTTCCGGCTGCCCGCGCACGTGGACCCCGCTTCCCTGCCGCTGCCGGTCACGGTCGAGCAGGGGGTCGCCGTGTGCCGCGCCGAGGACCCCGACCTGGCCGCGCAGACGCTGCTGACCTGGGCGGCCGAACGCGGGCTGCGCCTGGCGGGCCTGGAGGTCCGCGCCGCCACTCTGGAAGACCTGTTCATGGAGATGAGCGCCCGATGA
- a CDS encoding alpha/beta hydrolase — MQTTFVLVHSPSVGPSTWAPVAESLERRGHAAVVPDLTGVSAGGPPYWHKVVAAVRAAAPSDGPLVLVAHSNAGFFVPAIKEGLGERVVACVFADAHIPPGEGMVTTAEEAFLPFLHDLAGPDGVLPRWTDWWDEEDVVAMLPDPAVRIRVAAEQPRLPLDYYTQPIPVPAGWDTVRCSLLWYGPPYDAVAEEAARRGWPVTRLPGTHLHQLVDPEGVTDALLKLSRKS, encoded by the coding sequence ATGCAGACGACGTTCGTACTCGTGCACAGCCCCTCCGTCGGGCCCTCGACGTGGGCTCCGGTGGCCGAGTCGCTGGAGCGCCGCGGGCATGCCGCCGTGGTGCCCGACCTGACCGGCGTGTCGGCGGGCGGGCCACCGTACTGGCACAAGGTGGTGGCCGCGGTGCGGGCCGCGGCGCCCTCCGACGGCCCCCTCGTGCTGGTCGCGCACAGCAACGCCGGGTTCTTCGTGCCGGCGATCAAGGAAGGGCTGGGCGAGCGGGTGGTGGCCTGTGTGTTCGCCGACGCGCACATCCCGCCCGGCGAGGGGATGGTCACGACGGCGGAGGAGGCGTTCCTGCCGTTCCTGCACGACCTGGCGGGCCCCGACGGCGTGCTGCCGCGCTGGACCGACTGGTGGGACGAGGAGGACGTGGTGGCCATGCTGCCCGATCCGGCCGTCAGGATCCGGGTGGCGGCCGAGCAGCCGCGGCTGCCGCTCGACTACTACACGCAGCCGATACCCGTGCCCGCCGGATGGGACACCGTCCGGTGCTCGCTCCTGTGGTACGGCCCGCCGTACGACGCGGTCGCCGAGGAGGCGGCCCGCCGGGGCTGGCCGGTGACCCGGCTGCCCGGCACCCACCTGCACCAGCTCGTCGATCCCGAGGGCGTCACCGACGCGCTGCTCAAGCTCTCCCGGAAGTCGTGA
- a CDS encoding sensor histidine kinase, whose product MSSPAARRLAGVLITAVSCAYTAITLVYFRQGAYYGLLALLSMAAVITTHHVNMRAGLRGVRPPWFPVTLVLQAVATYLPDFLLPGGMSALTAPLLAGSLLVLLPLGWGGALVGLMMLSEATRMWWGLAGAHITFFYVATIATTGAMIYLLVRFVRVTVELEQARAELAEAAVLRERLRISRDLHDGLGRSLTAIALKGDLAGRLIERDPGAARTEVGELVQVAREAAHDVRHVARGYRELSLAGEVDRAVALLESSGVGVQANLADVRLPKRSEEALAWAVREGVTNVLRHSRATTCTITTSLHGGAVRLEVANDGAPTGLTPGAAGGGPAGLAPAAHGAAGGGLTGLAERAAQAGGSCTTTPTGEGGFLLAVEVAT is encoded by the coding sequence ATGTCCTCCCCCGCGGCCCGCAGGCTGGCCGGCGTGCTCATCACGGCCGTCTCGTGCGCGTACACGGCGATCACGCTCGTGTACTTCCGGCAGGGCGCCTACTACGGCCTGCTGGCCCTGCTGTCCATGGCCGCCGTCATCACCACCCATCACGTGAACATGCGGGCCGGCCTGCGCGGCGTGCGGCCGCCCTGGTTCCCCGTGACGCTGGTGCTGCAGGCGGTGGCCACCTACCTGCCCGACTTCCTGCTGCCCGGCGGCATGTCGGCGCTGACCGCGCCGCTGCTCGCCGGGTCGCTGCTGGTGCTCCTGCCGCTGGGCTGGGGCGGGGCGCTGGTCGGGCTGATGATGCTGAGCGAGGCCACGCGGATGTGGTGGGGCCTGGCGGGGGCGCACATCACGTTCTTCTACGTGGCCACCATCGCGACGACAGGCGCGATGATCTACTTGCTGGTGCGGTTCGTCCGGGTGACGGTCGAGCTGGAGCAGGCCAGGGCCGAGCTGGCGGAGGCCGCGGTGCTCAGGGAGCGGCTGCGGATCTCCCGCGACCTGCACGACGGCCTGGGCCGCAGCCTCACGGCGATCGCGCTCAAGGGCGATCTGGCCGGCCGGCTCATCGAGCGCGACCCCGGCGCGGCGCGTACGGAGGTGGGCGAGCTGGTGCAGGTGGCCAGGGAGGCGGCCCACGACGTACGGCACGTCGCCAGGGGATACCGGGAGCTGTCGCTGGCGGGCGAGGTGGACCGGGCCGTCGCGCTGCTGGAGTCGTCAGGCGTGGGCGTGCAGGCGAACCTGGCCGACGTCCGGCTGCCGAAGCGCTCGGAGGAGGCGCTGGCCTGGGCCGTACGCGAGGGCGTCACCAACGTCCTGCGCCACAGCAGGGCCACGACCTGCACCATCACCACGTCGCTGCACGGCGGCGCGGTGCGGCTGGAGGTGGCCAACGACGGCGCGCCCACCGGCCTCACCCCCGGTGCCGCGGGCGGCGGGCCGGCTGGGCTCGCCCCCGCTGCCCACGGCGCCGCGGGCGGCGGGCTGACGGGGCTGGCCGAGCGGGCGGCGCAGGCGGGCGGCTCCTGCACCACCACCCCGACGGGCGAGGGCGGCTTCCTCCTGGCGGTCGAGGTCGCGACGTGA